In Molothrus aeneus isolate 106 chromosome 4, BPBGC_Maene_1.0, whole genome shotgun sequence, the following are encoded in one genomic region:
- the G3BP2 gene encoding ras GTPase-activating protein-binding protein 2 isoform X1, protein MVMEKPSPLLVGREFVRQYYTLLNKAPDFLHRFYGRNSSYVHGGLDASGKPQEAVYGQAEIHKKVMSLQFSECHTKIRHVDAHATLSDGVVVQVMGELSNNGQPMRKFMQTFVLAPEGSVPNKFYVHNDIFRYEDEVFGDSEGELDEESEEEVEEEQEERQPSPEPVQENASSTYYENHPVTNGIEEALEESSHEPEPELESETKAEELKAEVEEKTLEELEEKSPSPPPVEPVSLPQEPPKAFSWASVTSKNLPPSGTVSSSGIPPHVKAPVSQPRVETKPEAQSQPPRVREQRPRERPGFPPRGPRPGRGDMEQNESDNRRIIRYPDSHQLFVGNLPHDIDESELKEFFMSFGNVVELRINTKGVGGKLPNFGFVVFDDSEPVQRILVAKPIMFRGEVRLNVEEKKTRAARERETRGGGDERRDLRRNERGPGGPRGIVGGGMMRDRDGRGPPPRGGMAQKLGSGRGTGQMEGRFTGQRR, encoded by the exons ATGGTGATGGAGAAGCCAAGTCCCCTGCTCGTAGGGCGGGAGTTTGTGAGACAGTACTACACCCTGCTAAACAAAGCTCCTGACTTCTTGCACAG GTTTTATGGCAGGAATTCTTCTTATGTTCATGGAGGACTGGATGCCAGTGGGAAACCACAAGAAGCAGTGTATGGTCAAGCT GAGATCCACAAGAAGGTGATGTCCCTGCAGTTCAGTGAGTGCCACACCAAGATCCGTCACGTGGATGCCCACGCCACTCTGAGCGATGGGGTGGTCGTGCAGGTCATGGGAGAGCTGTCCAACAACGGGCAGCCCATGAGGAAGTTCATGCAGACTTTTGTGCTTGCTCCAGAA GGATCTGTTCCAAACAAGTTCTATGTCCATAATGATATCTTCAGGTATGAAGATGAAGTATTTGGGGATTCAGAAGGAGAACTTGATGAAG AATCTGAGGAAGAGGTGGaagaagagcaggaggaaagaCAACCATCACCTGAACCTGTGCAAGAGAATGCAAGCAGTACTTATTATGAAAACCATCCTGTAAC CAATGGGATAGAGGAGGCACTGGAAGAATCTTCTCATGAACCTGAGCCAGAATTGGAATCTGAAACAAAAGCTGAGGAGCTGAAAGCTGAAGTGGAAGAAAAGACCCTTGAGGAACTAGAAGAGAAATCTCCATCTCCACCTCCTGTAGAACCTGTTTCGTTACCGCAAGAACCACCAAAG GCTTTCTCTTGGGCTTCAGTGACCAGTAAAAACCTGCCTCCTAGTGGTACTGTTTCTTCCTCTGGAATTCCACCCCATGTTAAAGCACCAGTCTCACAG CCAAGAGTGGAAACTAAACCTGAAGCTCAGTCTCAACCTCCTCGCGTTCGTGAGCAGCGTCCCAGGGAAAGACCAGGTTTTCCACCACGAGGACCTCGGCCAG GAAGAGGAGACATGGAGCAGAACGAGTCGGATAATCGTCGGATAATTCGCTATCCAGACAGCCACCAGCTCTTTGTTGGGAACTTGCCACACGATATTGATGAGAGTGAACTGAAAGAGTTCTTCATGA GCTTTGGAAATGTGGTAGAACTTCGCATAAATACTAAGGGAGTGGGAGGAAAACTGcctaattttggttttgtggtgttTGACGATTCTGAGCCGGTCCAGCGAATTTTAGTTGCAAAA CCCATAATGTTCCGCGGGGAGGTGCGCCTGAAcgtggaagagaaaaaaaccagagCCGCTCGCGAGCGGGAGACACGCGGTGGCGGCGACGAGCGCAGGGATCTCCGCCGCAATGAGAGAGGCCCGGGGGGGCCCCGCGGGATAGTGGGCGGCGGCATGATGCGGGACCGGGACGGAAGAGGACCTCCTCCACGGGGTGGCATGGCACAGAAACTTGGCTCTGGACGAGGAACCGGGCAGATGGAAGGCCGTTTCACTGGACAGCGTCGCTGA
- the G3BP2 gene encoding ras GTPase-activating protein-binding protein 2 isoform X2 has product MVMEKPSPLLVGREFVRQYYTLLNKAPDFLHRFYGRNSSYVHGGLDASGKPQEAVYGQAEIHKKVMSLQFSECHTKIRHVDAHATLSDGVVVQVMGELSNNGQPMRKFMQTFVLAPEGSVPNKFYVHNDIFRYEDEVFGDSEGELDEESEEEVEEEQEERQPSPEPVQENASSTYYENHPVTNGIEEALEESSHEPEPELESETKAEELKAEVEEKTLEELEEKSPSPPPVEPVSLPQEPPKPRVETKPEAQSQPPRVREQRPRERPGFPPRGPRPGRGDMEQNESDNRRIIRYPDSHQLFVGNLPHDIDESELKEFFMSFGNVVELRINTKGVGGKLPNFGFVVFDDSEPVQRILVAKPIMFRGEVRLNVEEKKTRAARERETRGGGDERRDLRRNERGPGGPRGIVGGGMMRDRDGRGPPPRGGMAQKLGSGRGTGQMEGRFTGQRR; this is encoded by the exons ATGGTGATGGAGAAGCCAAGTCCCCTGCTCGTAGGGCGGGAGTTTGTGAGACAGTACTACACCCTGCTAAACAAAGCTCCTGACTTCTTGCACAG GTTTTATGGCAGGAATTCTTCTTATGTTCATGGAGGACTGGATGCCAGTGGGAAACCACAAGAAGCAGTGTATGGTCAAGCT GAGATCCACAAGAAGGTGATGTCCCTGCAGTTCAGTGAGTGCCACACCAAGATCCGTCACGTGGATGCCCACGCCACTCTGAGCGATGGGGTGGTCGTGCAGGTCATGGGAGAGCTGTCCAACAACGGGCAGCCCATGAGGAAGTTCATGCAGACTTTTGTGCTTGCTCCAGAA GGATCTGTTCCAAACAAGTTCTATGTCCATAATGATATCTTCAGGTATGAAGATGAAGTATTTGGGGATTCAGAAGGAGAACTTGATGAAG AATCTGAGGAAGAGGTGGaagaagagcaggaggaaagaCAACCATCACCTGAACCTGTGCAAGAGAATGCAAGCAGTACTTATTATGAAAACCATCCTGTAAC CAATGGGATAGAGGAGGCACTGGAAGAATCTTCTCATGAACCTGAGCCAGAATTGGAATCTGAAACAAAAGCTGAGGAGCTGAAAGCTGAAGTGGAAGAAAAGACCCTTGAGGAACTAGAAGAGAAATCTCCATCTCCACCTCCTGTAGAACCTGTTTCGTTACCGCAAGAACCACCAAAG CCAAGAGTGGAAACTAAACCTGAAGCTCAGTCTCAACCTCCTCGCGTTCGTGAGCAGCGTCCCAGGGAAAGACCAGGTTTTCCACCACGAGGACCTCGGCCAG GAAGAGGAGACATGGAGCAGAACGAGTCGGATAATCGTCGGATAATTCGCTATCCAGACAGCCACCAGCTCTTTGTTGGGAACTTGCCACACGATATTGATGAGAGTGAACTGAAAGAGTTCTTCATGA GCTTTGGAAATGTGGTAGAACTTCGCATAAATACTAAGGGAGTGGGAGGAAAACTGcctaattttggttttgtggtgttTGACGATTCTGAGCCGGTCCAGCGAATTTTAGTTGCAAAA CCCATAATGTTCCGCGGGGAGGTGCGCCTGAAcgtggaagagaaaaaaaccagagCCGCTCGCGAGCGGGAGACACGCGGTGGCGGCGACGAGCGCAGGGATCTCCGCCGCAATGAGAGAGGCCCGGGGGGGCCCCGCGGGATAGTGGGCGGCGGCATGATGCGGGACCGGGACGGAAGAGGACCTCCTCCACGGGGTGGCATGGCACAGAAACTTGGCTCTGGACGAGGAACCGGGCAGATGGAAGGCCGTTTCACTGGACAGCGTCGCTGA